A section of the Solitalea canadensis DSM 3403 genome encodes:
- a CDS encoding 2-phosphosulfolactate phosphatase, which translates to MKHLEVCLTPALLPLYDLKGSIVVVIDIFRATSSISYGIDNGAAAIIPVASVEECLSYKDHGHLLGAERNGEVVAGFDFGNSPFSYTKEKVAGKTLVLTTTNGTHAINESKNADEIVIGSFLNLTAVCDYLVKQDKNVFLLCSGWKNKVNLEDTLFAGAVVNKLKDKFDAWCDSSVLAEDLYLCAQGNLNEYMKKTSHSERLKKLGIEKDIEFCLNVDILDSVPVIKNGQIVRSS; encoded by the coding sequence ATGAAACACCTCGAAGTCTGCTTGACTCCCGCTCTTTTACCATTATATGATTTAAAAGGAAGCATTGTTGTGGTAATTGATATTTTCAGGGCTACCTCTTCAATAAGCTATGGAATTGATAATGGAGCTGCAGCGATTATTCCTGTTGCAAGTGTAGAAGAATGTCTGTCTTATAAGGACCATGGCCATCTGTTAGGTGCAGAGCGTAATGGTGAAGTTGTTGCAGGTTTTGACTTTGGAAATTCTCCGTTTAGTTATACGAAGGAAAAAGTAGCCGGTAAGACATTGGTGCTTACAACCACAAATGGCACACATGCAATCAATGAATCTAAAAATGCAGACGAAATTGTTATAGGTTCCTTTTTGAATCTTACTGCAGTTTGTGATTACTTAGTTAAGCAAGACAAGAATGTTTTCTTGTTATGTTCTGGCTGGAAAAACAAGGTTAACCTGGAAGATACCCTATTTGCAGGTGCAGTTGTAAATAAGTTAAAAGACAAATTTGATGCATGGTGTGATTCATCTGTATTAGCCGAAGACCTGTATTTGTGTGCCCAAGGTAATCTGAATGAATACATGAAGAAAACCTCCCACAGTGAACGCCTTAAAAAACTAGGTATTGAAAAAGATATTGAGTTTTGCTTAAATGTGGATATCCTTGACTCTGTACCCGTGATTAAGAATGGGCAAATTGTGAGAAGTTCATAG
- a CDS encoding lysylphosphatidylglycerol synthase domain-containing protein, giving the protein MPVSKKIFVISVKVLILLLTFWFVYSKITHPESLAKLKAFANTPLNGRAISYFILVGYLAYLNLLLETLKWHYLVKKVENISWKRTIESLLAGLTLAAFTPSRIGEFGGRVLYLAPENRIRGVLAMGVGSFSQMMVTNVMGAIGLVFFIGIFVPVSKVVLGAIAAAAILFSAGMILLLINIRWFYVILDSFSFLHKFKKNFRILLRYSKKELLTVFGMSFLRYIVFSMQYYLLVNLFIPQVTYPMSMVMISVIYMVQSILPTFAFFDIGIRGAAATYFFGFLVGDVETVNLLAAAFGVWLLNLIIPSLLGVYFVLKANFFGATTD; this is encoded by the coding sequence ATGCCTGTATCTAAAAAGATCTTTGTGATCTCTGTTAAAGTACTTATTTTATTGTTAACCTTTTGGTTTGTATACAGCAAAATAACACATCCTGAATCGTTGGCAAAACTGAAAGCTTTTGCAAATACTCCGTTAAATGGGCGTGCTATTTCCTATTTTATTTTGGTGGGTTACTTGGCCTATCTCAATTTGTTGTTAGAAACTTTAAAATGGCACTACCTGGTTAAAAAAGTAGAAAATATCTCGTGGAAACGAACGATTGAGTCATTATTAGCGGGTTTAACATTAGCAGCATTTACTCCAAGCCGGATAGGTGAATTCGGAGGACGTGTCCTTTACCTTGCCCCTGAAAACCGAATCAGAGGGGTATTAGCTATGGGTGTTGGTTCGTTCAGCCAAATGATGGTGACCAATGTAATGGGAGCAATCGGATTGGTGTTTTTTATTGGAATTTTTGTGCCTGTAAGTAAAGTGGTGTTAGGAGCAATTGCTGCCGCTGCTATCTTGTTTTCAGCAGGGATGATCTTGCTGCTGATCAATATCCGCTGGTTTTACGTTATTCTTGATTCCTTTTCCTTTCTTCATAAATTCAAAAAAAACTTCCGTATTCTCTTAAGGTATAGCAAAAAAGAGCTGCTTACCGTTTTTGGGATGAGCTTTTTGCGCTACATTGTGTTCTCCATGCAATATTATCTCCTTGTAAATCTGTTTATTCCACAGGTTACCTATCCTATGAGCATGGTAATGATCAGTGTTATTTACATGGTTCAATCTATTTTACCTACCTTCGCATTCTTTGATATCGGGATACGTGGAGCAGCAGCAACCTATTTCTTCGGATTTTTAGTTGGTGATGTTGAAACCGTAAATTTATTGGCAGCAGCATTCGGAGTGTGGTTGCTTAATCTAATCATCCCTTCATTATTAGGAGTTTATTTTGTTTTAAAAGCTAATTTTTTTGGTGCTACTACTGATTGA
- the greA gene encoding transcription elongation factor GreA, protein MAEITYLTPEGLEKLKQELAYLKTHGRSEISKQIAEARDKGDLSENAEYDAAKEAQGLHELKISKLEEVLANSRIIDESKLDTSKVLVLSKVKIKNVKNGTVMNYQLVAEKEADLKTGKISVQSPIAKGLLGKSVGDIADVTVPNGTMQFEILEISR, encoded by the coding sequence ATGGCAGAGATAACTTACTTAACTCCGGAAGGATTAGAGAAACTTAAGCAAGAGTTAGCGTACCTTAAAACCCATGGCCGGTCAGAAATTTCTAAGCAAATTGCAGAAGCTCGCGACAAGGGAGATCTATCAGAAAATGCAGAATATGATGCAGCAAAAGAAGCGCAAGGTTTACATGAGCTGAAAATTTCCAAGCTTGAAGAAGTATTGGCCAATTCACGCATTATTGACGAATCTAAACTTGATACTTCAAAAGTTTTAGTGCTCTCTAAAGTGAAAATCAAAAATGTAAAGAATGGTACTGTAATGAATTATCAATTGGTAGCTGAAAAAGAAGCCGATCTTAAAACGGGTAAAATTTCAGTTCAGTCTCCAATTGCTAAAGGATTACTTGGAAAATCTGTTGGTGATATTGCAGACGTAACCGTTCCAAACGGAACTATGCAATTCGAAATCTTAGAAATCAGCCGTTAG
- a CDS encoding PP2C family protein-serine/threonine phosphatase, with product MNNETNQEILELLIRRQVELNSLLEITRAINNNNSIDSLFQMTELILKNQLRIGKLRVFSRGEDSLWTQPASYGVEKLNEEQEADLTAVLAEYKIVTYINSVDSQVLSEFRLLIPVEYKEQIYGYVLIGDYLTREFDQVDIDVKLIQTIINVIIVAAENRRLLEERILQERLQRDLRLAVEVQSMLFPRSLPDNEKISMSARYVPQHNIGGDYYDFLELNKNEFIFCIADVSGKGVSAALLMANFQASLRALAFQKLPLNMLLSTVNKAIFALTEGDRHITLFLGHYDLSTRKLTYVNAGHNPSLLINNLNIKELKSGTTMIGVFEDLPFINVGEEIIEPNSLVFNYTDGLVELDHDHADLFSETDLINFVFEHQNLKPEKINIALMDKIKKLIGNDLQDDDITLLTFRVY from the coding sequence GTGAACAACGAGACTAATCAGGAAATATTAGAACTTTTAATTCGTCGCCAGGTAGAGCTGAATTCTTTACTTGAGATCACAAGGGCTATTAATAATAATAATTCGATAGATTCCTTGTTCCAAATGACAGAGTTGATCTTAAAAAATCAGCTTAGAATAGGGAAGTTGCGAGTGTTTTCAAGAGGGGAAGATAGCCTATGGACTCAACCGGCTTCTTATGGAGTAGAAAAGCTAAATGAGGAGCAAGAAGCTGACCTTACTGCTGTTTTAGCCGAATATAAGATTGTTACCTATATAAATAGCGTCGACTCACAAGTTCTTTCCGAATTCAGATTACTTATACCCGTTGAATACAAAGAACAAATATATGGCTATGTATTAATCGGCGATTATCTTACCCGTGAATTTGACCAGGTAGACATCGATGTAAAGCTCATTCAAACGATTATTAATGTAATTATAGTAGCTGCAGAAAATCGTCGTTTGTTGGAAGAACGTATTTTGCAAGAACGTTTGCAGCGTGATCTTCGGCTGGCAGTCGAAGTGCAATCGATGTTATTTCCGAGGTCGCTACCAGACAACGAGAAAATAAGTATGTCGGCGCGATATGTTCCACAACATAATATTGGCGGTGATTATTACGATTTCCTTGAGCTTAATAAAAACGAGTTTATTTTCTGTATTGCAGATGTTTCGGGCAAAGGAGTGAGTGCGGCATTGTTAATGGCCAATTTTCAGGCAAGTTTACGTGCTTTGGCATTTCAGAAGTTACCCCTTAACATGTTGCTTTCTACCGTTAATAAAGCCATTTTTGCACTTACAGAAGGCGACAGGCATATCACTCTCTTTTTAGGACATTATGACCTTAGCACCCGTAAATTAACATATGTAAATGCCGGACATAATCCTTCTTTATTGATCAATAATCTTAATATTAAGGAGCTGAAGTCTGGTACAACTATGATTGGTGTTTTTGAGGACTTGCCTTTTATAAATGTGGGAGAAGAAATTATTGAGCCTAATTCATTGGTATTTAATTACACAGATGGCTTAGTAGAACTTGATCATGATCATGCAGATCTTTTTTCGGAGACAGATTTGATCAACTTTGTTTTCGAGCATCAAAACTTAAAACCGGAAAAAATAAATATCGCCCTGATGGACAAAATAAAAAAGCTCATTGGTAATGATCTTCAGGATGATGATATAACTTTGCTTACGTTTAGAGTTTATTAA
- a CDS encoding nucleotide pyrophosphohydrolase, producing the protein MTIKEAQELVDKWINTTGVRYFSELTNMAILTEEVGEVARLMSRIYGDQSFKESDKGKELNDELADVLWVLICIANQTGVDLSAALEKNFEKKSIRDAERHKNNEKLK; encoded by the coding sequence ATAACAATAAAAGAAGCACAGGAATTGGTTGATAAGTGGATCAATACAACCGGTGTACGCTATTTCAGTGAATTAACCAACATGGCGATATTAACTGAGGAAGTAGGCGAAGTTGCCCGCTTAATGAGTCGTATCTACGGCGACCAATCGTTTAAAGAAAGTGATAAAGGAAAAGAGTTAAACGATGAGCTTGCGGATGTGCTTTGGGTATTAATCTGTATCGCCAACCAAACCGGAGTAGACCTATCAGCGGCTTTAGAGAAGAACTTCGAAAAGAAAAGCATCAGGGATGCGGAACGGCATAAGAATAATGAGAAACTTAAGTAG
- a CDS encoding ABC transporter permease, whose product MALAIAPETPWQRTKKRFLRNKLSVFGLVVIAFFVLISFLGYLITPDDTPMSNRMNVQLSTKHPGSTFKFLSIRKNQQIDTVNVFTKLFFGQPDFFDFVPINSFKFNADSIIIDEYTGISGDEKLEKRYSLADVVYPLQAETKVVKDGEKITFTTIYGQKKSENIADLQKKITSENIVNRKYWLGTDLYGRDMLSRLILGSRISLSVGFMSVLISLVIGIALGALAGYYGGWLDQFISWLINVVWSLPSLLIVIAISFALGKGFFQVFIAIGLTTWVDVARMVRGQIMGIREVEYVEAGRAMGFSNARIIIRHILPNISGPILVVASANFASAILLEAGLSFLGFGVQPPFPSWGGMIKEHYGYIIIDAAYLAVLPGLAIMLIVYAFNLVSVGLTDAFNVRSQTSG is encoded by the coding sequence ATGGCTTTGGCGATTGCTCCCGAAACACCTTGGCAACGAACTAAGAAACGCTTTCTTCGAAATAAACTATCTGTTTTTGGATTGGTGGTTATCGCCTTTTTTGTGCTGATTTCCTTCTTAGGGTATTTAATTACACCCGACGATACTCCTATGTCTAACCGGATGAATGTCCAGTTGAGTACCAAACATCCGGGATCAACTTTCAAATTTTTGTCAATTAGGAAAAATCAACAGATTGACACTGTAAATGTATTTACTAAGTTATTCTTTGGTCAGCCCGACTTTTTTGATTTTGTCCCCATTAATTCTTTCAAATTTAATGCTGACAGTATTATCATCGATGAATACACTGGAATTTCAGGTGATGAGAAATTAGAGAAAAGATATTCATTAGCGGATGTAGTTTATCCGTTGCAAGCCGAAACTAAAGTGGTTAAGGATGGTGAAAAAATAACATTCACTACCATTTACGGACAAAAGAAATCGGAAAATATTGCTGATTTGCAGAAAAAAATAACTTCAGAAAATATAGTAAACCGTAAATATTGGTTGGGAACTGATTTGTATGGAAGGGATATGCTAAGTCGGTTAATTCTTGGTTCGCGTATTTCTCTCTCTGTAGGATTTATGTCGGTATTAATTTCCCTAGTCATAGGCATCGCTCTAGGGGCTTTAGCGGGTTATTATGGAGGTTGGTTAGATCAGTTTATATCTTGGTTGATAAATGTAGTTTGGTCGTTGCCATCATTATTGATTGTGATCGCCATCTCGTTTGCGTTAGGTAAGGGATTTTTTCAGGTATTCATTGCTATTGGTTTAACAACCTGGGTTGATGTTGCACGTATGGTGCGCGGACAAATAATGGGTATCCGTGAAGTGGAGTATGTTGAAGCTGGTAGAGCTATGGGATTCAGTAATGCCAGAATAATTATCAGACACATCTTACCAAATATTTCGGGCCCGATATTAGTTGTAGCATCTGCGAATTTTGCATCTGCAATATTGCTGGAAGCAGGATTAAGTTTTTTAGGATTTGGGGTGCAACCTCCATTTCCGTCATGGGGTGGAATGATAAAAGAACATTATGGCTACATCATTATTGATGCAGCGTATCTGGCCGTATTACCTGGATTAGCTATTATGCTTATTGTGTATGCTTTTAACCTCGTTTCTGTAGGCTTAACTGATGCATTTAATGTACGAAGTCAGACTTCTGGTTAA
- the gcvT gene encoding glycine cleavage system aminomethyltransferase GcvT, whose protein sequence is MKTTALTNVHIALGAKMVPFAGYNMPVQYTGINDEHATVRNGVGVFDVSHMGEFILKGENALELIQRVTSNDASKLFDGKVQYSCLPNENGGIVDDLLVYRIDDKTYMLVVNASNIEKDWNWISERNTNNVEMHNISDKTSLLAVQGPKAAAALQKLTDFDLASMEYYSFKKGKFAGVDNVVVSATGYTGAGGFEIYFENEHAEQIWKAIFEAGAEFGIKPIGLGARDTLRLEMGFALYGNDIDDTTSPLEAGLGWITKFTKEFTNSTALKAEKEAGLKSKLVGFEMIDRGIPRHDYEIFDAAGTKIGRVTSGTQAPSLQKAIGMGYVTLDNSKEGTELFIGIRDNKVKAKVVKYPFK, encoded by the coding sequence ATGAAGACTACAGCTTTAACAAACGTACACATTGCGTTAGGAGCTAAAATGGTTCCTTTTGCTGGTTATAATATGCCTGTTCAATACACTGGTATTAATGATGAACATGCAACCGTACGAAATGGTGTGGGCGTTTTCGACGTATCACACATGGGTGAATTTATTCTTAAAGGTGAAAACGCTTTAGAACTTATTCAACGCGTAACATCTAATGACGCCTCTAAACTTTTTGATGGTAAGGTTCAATACTCTTGCCTTCCTAATGAAAATGGCGGTATTGTAGATGACCTTTTAGTTTATCGCATCGACGATAAAACATATATGTTGGTAGTAAACGCTTCAAACATTGAAAAAGACTGGAACTGGATCAGTGAGCGCAATACTAACAACGTAGAAATGCATAACATTTCTGATAAAACAAGCTTATTAGCTGTTCAAGGTCCAAAAGCAGCTGCTGCTTTGCAAAAGCTTACCGATTTTGATCTTGCTAGTATGGAATACTACAGCTTCAAGAAAGGCAAGTTTGCCGGTGTTGATAATGTAGTGGTTTCAGCAACAGGTTATACCGGAGCAGGAGGGTTTGAGATCTATTTCGAAAACGAACATGCCGAACAGATTTGGAAAGCTATTTTTGAAGCAGGTGCTGAGTTTGGTATCAAACCAATTGGTTTAGGTGCTCGTGATACATTGCGTTTAGAAATGGGCTTTGCTCTTTACGGAAATGATATTGATGATACTACTTCTCCTTTAGAGGCCGGTTTAGGTTGGATTACAAAATTCACAAAAGAATTTACCAACTCGACAGCGCTTAAAGCAGAAAAAGAAGCGGGATTAAAAAGTAAATTAGTTGGTTTTGAAATGATTGACCGTGGAATTCCACGTCATGATTATGAGATTTTTGATGCTGCCGGAACTAAGATTGGTCGTGTTACATCTGGAACTCAGGCCCCTTCTTTACAGAAAGCCATCGGGATGGGTTATGTAACGCTTGATAATAGCAAAGAAGGAACTGAGTTGTTTATCGGTATCCGCGATAATAAAGTAAAAGCCAAAGTGGTTAAATACCCTTTTAAATAA
- a CDS encoding glycosyltransferase family 2 protein, producing the protein MLLLIDILTSILAFSYFIIAGSFIIGWQRIRKPSANRGTHTTKVSVIIPARNEEKMIGKCVNDIVAQNYPNELLEIIVIDDHSTDSTADVVKSIQYPNLKLIKLQADPAVNSYKKKAIADAISIASGDLIVTTDGDCRMGNNWIRSIVNEYEVTGNKMISSPVAYFEERSFFEKLQSLEFMCLISLGAASIANKMAGSCNGANLAYEKKAFFEVGGFSGIDHIASGDDELLLHKMLSAYHGKVSFLKSREAVVYTHAKPTLKDFISQRRRWASKSTKYKNKWMVGIGVSVFFYYVALLLTGLIGLFVPSIGCLFLGAFVFKCLIDLIWVLPVAVFLRKLNLIIYFPILAFLHLFYIVYIGLAGQAKQYEWKGRMVQ; encoded by the coding sequence GTGCTACTACTGATTGATATTTTAACCTCGATTCTGGCTTTTTCCTATTTTATTATTGCAGGAAGCTTTATTATTGGATGGCAGCGCATAAGAAAGCCATCTGCCAACAGAGGCACTCACACTACCAAAGTAAGTGTAATTATTCCGGCCAGAAATGAAGAAAAAATGATCGGAAAGTGTGTTAATGATATTGTTGCTCAAAATTACCCCAATGAACTGCTAGAAATAATTGTGATTGATGATCACTCTACCGATAGTACCGCCGATGTTGTTAAAAGTATTCAATATCCCAATCTTAAATTAATCAAATTACAAGCCGACCCGGCTGTAAATTCTTATAAGAAAAAAGCGATTGCAGATGCCATAAGTATTGCTTCTGGTGATCTTATTGTAACCACCGATGGCGATTGCCGCATGGGAAATAACTGGATCCGTTCAATTGTGAACGAGTATGAGGTTACAGGAAATAAAATGATATCCTCTCCGGTAGCTTATTTTGAAGAGCGCTCTTTCTTTGAAAAACTTCAAAGCCTCGAATTTATGTGCTTAATTAGTTTGGGCGCTGCTTCAATAGCCAATAAAATGGCCGGAAGTTGCAATGGCGCTAATCTGGCCTATGAGAAGAAAGCATTTTTTGAAGTTGGCGGATTCTCTGGAATTGATCACATTGCTTCTGGCGATGACGAGTTATTGCTGCATAAGATGTTGTCGGCATATCATGGTAAGGTAAGCTTTTTAAAATCTAGAGAGGCAGTGGTGTATACACATGCTAAGCCTACACTTAAAGATTTTATCTCACAGCGAAGAAGATGGGCATCAAAGAGTACCAAGTATAAAAATAAGTGGATGGTAGGTATAGGGGTTTCTGTGTTTTTCTACTATGTAGCTTTACTGTTAACTGGATTAATCGGATTGTTTGTCCCTTCAATAGGTTGTTTGTTTTTAGGAGCTTTTGTATTTAAATGCTTGATAGACCTTATCTGGGTACTGCCAGTTGCGGTTTTTCTTCGAAAACTAAATCTTATTATTTATTTCCCGATCCTGGCTTTTCTGCATTTGTTTTACATCGTTTATATTGGTTTAGCCGGACAGGCAAAGCAATATGAATGGAAAGGCCGAATGGTGCAGTAG
- a CDS encoding ribonuclease HII yields MLKAFYQDELIEAGCDEAGRGCLAGPVFAASVILPKDFEHPELNDSKIITESKRYELRSFIEDHAIAFSVAMVDNVEIDKINILNASFLAMHRALDQLNSKVEYLIIDGNRFKKYQTLPHACIIKGDGKYYSIAAASILAKTYRDDYMTQLHEQFSGYDWVNNKGYPTKKHRDGIKKLGTTPFHRMSFTLLPDQLELEFSK; encoded by the coding sequence ATGCTCAAGGCATTTTATCAGGATGAATTAATAGAAGCTGGTTGTGACGAAGCTGGAAGAGGATGCCTGGCTGGGCCGGTTTTTGCGGCTTCTGTTATTTTACCAAAAGATTTCGAACATCCGGAACTGAACGATTCCAAAATAATCACAGAAAGTAAGCGCTATGAATTAAGGTCATTTATTGAAGATCATGCAATTGCATTTTCGGTAGCAATGGTCGATAATGTCGAAATTGACAAAATAAATATCCTGAATGCTTCATTTCTGGCCATGCACAGGGCCCTTGACCAGCTAAATAGTAAAGTCGAGTATTTGATCATTGATGGTAATCGTTTTAAGAAGTATCAAACATTGCCGCATGCTTGTATCATAAAAGGCGATGGGAAATATTACTCGATTGCAGCAGCATCCATATTGGCCAAAACGTATCGGGATGACTATATGACTCAATTGCATGAACAGTTTTCTGGTTATGACTGGGTCAATAATAAGGGATACCCAACAAAAAAACACCGTGATGGAATAAAGAAATTAGGCACCACACCCTTTCATCGTATGTCTTTTACCTTATTGCCAGATCAACTTGAATTAGAATTTAGTAAATAA
- a CDS encoding NAD(P)-dependent oxidoreductase, with translation MSLKVLIVDETHPSLMDRLKEKGFICDYQPKITYQQVLDCIANYEGMIVRTKFRVEKELFDKATNLRFIGRAGAGMDNIDVDYAAQRKVELFNAPEGNSNAVGEHALGMLLSLMNKLEKGDKEVRSEIWDREGNRGWELDGLTVGIVGYGYMGPAFAKKLKGFDVEVLVYDKYKTGFGNTWVKEVTEQELFDKADVLSLHIPLTAETKFMIDEHYFDKFKKTLWFVNTARGEIVSIPGLLKALDNGKLKGAALDVLQKEKFPLTENEHVWFDDLSKRDNVLLTPHVGGWSVESYRKISEILAEKILSKFPGN, from the coding sequence ATGTCATTGAAAGTACTTATTGTAGACGAAACGCACCCATCGTTAATGGATCGCCTGAAAGAAAAGGGCTTCATTTGTGACTATCAACCTAAAATAACCTATCAGCAAGTGTTGGATTGCATTGCCAATTACGAAGGAATGATTGTTAGAACTAAGTTCAGGGTAGAAAAAGAACTGTTTGATAAAGCAACCAACCTAAGATTTATTGGTCGTGCAGGCGCAGGGATGGATAATATTGATGTTGATTATGCAGCACAACGGAAGGTAGAATTGTTCAATGCTCCCGAAGGCAATAGTAATGCCGTTGGAGAACATGCATTGGGTATGTTGCTATCTTTAATGAACAAACTCGAAAAAGGAGATAAAGAAGTAAGGTCTGAAATTTGGGACAGGGAAGGAAACCGGGGATGGGAATTGGATGGTTTAACGGTTGGCATTGTCGGTTATGGGTACATGGGGCCTGCTTTTGCTAAAAAGTTAAAAGGTTTTGATGTAGAAGTATTGGTATACGATAAGTATAAAACCGGTTTTGGTAATACATGGGTTAAAGAGGTTACAGAGCAGGAATTATTTGACAAAGCTGATGTATTAAGCTTGCACATTCCGCTGACCGCTGAAACCAAGTTTATGATAGATGAGCATTACTTTGATAAGTTTAAAAAAACGCTTTGGTTTGTAAATACTGCCAGGGGAGAAATAGTGTCTATTCCGGGACTTTTAAAAGCGTTGGATAACGGGAAATTAAAAGGAGCAGCTTTAGATGTGTTACAAAAAGAGAAGTTTCCGTTAACTGAAAATGAACATGTTTGGTTCGACGATTTGTCGAAGCGAGATAACGTTTTATTAACCCCTCATGTAGGTGGTTGGAGTGTTGAATCGTACCGAAAAATCTCCGAAATTTTAGCTGAAAAAATCCTTAGTAAATTTCCAGGAAATTAA
- the dtd gene encoding D-aminoacyl-tRNA deacylase has product MRAVIQRVSEASVKIDGIIKGEINQGFMVLLGIEDADTQEDIDWLSQKIANMRVFGDENGLMNKALADIDGNILLISQFTLFASTKKGNRPGFTRSAKPEKAIPLYELFIKSLENLTGKKIVTGEFGADMKVSLINDGPVTITIDSKDKQ; this is encoded by the coding sequence ATGAGAGCAGTTATTCAACGTGTTTCAGAGGCATCTGTTAAAATCGACGGAATTATTAAAGGAGAGATCAACCAGGGATTTATGGTTTTGTTAGGCATTGAAGATGCTGATACGCAGGAAGATATTGATTGGCTATCACAAAAAATTGCGAATATGCGTGTTTTTGGTGATGAAAACGGCCTAATGAACAAAGCATTAGCAGATATTGACGGCAACATATTATTGATCAGCCAGTTCACACTATTTGCCTCCACTAAAAAAGGTAATCGTCCCGGATTTACCCGCTCCGCTAAGCCAGAGAAGGCAATTCCGCTATATGAATTATTTATTAAGAGCTTGGAAAACCTAACTGGTAAAAAAATCGTGACAGGTGAGTTTGGTGCCGATATGAAAGTGAGCTTAATCAACGATGGCCCGGTTACAATAACCATAGACTCGAAAGATAAACAGTAA
- a CDS encoding HIT family protein, which translates to MASIFSKIVAGEIPAFKVAENEEFLAFLDIEPLAEGHTLVIPKTEVDYLFDVEDDLLGRMMIFSKQVAKKIEKAIPCKRIGVTVIGLEVPHAHIHLIPINKINDMNFSHKPTPPSKEQLQATLAKITG; encoded by the coding sequence ATGGCATCTATATTTTCAAAAATTGTAGCAGGAGAAATTCCAGCATTCAAGGTGGCTGAAAACGAAGAGTTTTTGGCATTTCTGGATATTGAACCACTTGCAGAGGGGCATACATTGGTAATTCCGAAAACGGAAGTCGATTATCTTTTTGATGTAGAAGACGATCTTTTAGGACGAATGATGATTTTTTCGAAGCAAGTAGCTAAAAAGATCGAAAAAGCCATTCCTTGCAAAAGAATTGGTGTTACTGTAATTGGGTTGGAAGTACCTCATGCTCATATTCATCTGATCCCTATCAATAAGATCAATGACATGAACTTTAGTCATAAACCTACACCTCCAAGTAAAGAACAATTACAAGCTACGTTAGCTAAAATAACAGGATAA
- the ruvC gene encoding crossover junction endodeoxyribonuclease RuvC — protein MKRNFQVIRIPKLVLVSDKKERIILGIDPGTAVLGYGLVLETRNKLQLLTLGVIHLKKYENHALKLKRIFERTSMLIEEYKPDCMALEDPFYGKNVQVMLKLGRAQGVAMAAALNRDLPIFEYSPKKIKQSITGNGNATKEQVAGMLKQLLNFSETPEFLDATDGLAVAVCHSFQRIGSDGTAKKTYSGWEAFVKDNPKKLK, from the coding sequence GTGAAACGAAATTTTCAGGTAATTCGTATTCCAAAATTGGTATTAGTGTCAGACAAAAAAGAAAGAATCATTTTAGGAATTGATCCCGGGACTGCGGTTTTAGGGTATGGACTTGTGCTCGAAACAAGGAACAAACTTCAGTTACTTACGCTGGGTGTTATTCACCTAAAGAAATACGAAAATCACGCTTTAAAATTAAAGAGGATATTTGAACGCACCTCCATGCTTATCGAGGAATACAAACCCGATTGCATGGCACTTGAGGACCCTTTTTATGGCAAAAACGTACAGGTAATGTTAAAGCTTGGACGCGCGCAAGGTGTTGCAATGGCTGCTGCATTAAACCGCGATCTGCCAATTTTTGAATATTCGCCTAAGAAAATAAAACAGTCAATTACCGGCAATGGAAACGCTACCAAAGAGCAGGTTGCGGGTATGTTAAAACAATTACTAAACTTTAGTGAAACTCCGGAGTTTTTAGATGCTACCGACGGACTGGCCGTGGCTGTTTGTCATTCTTTCCAAAGAATTGGATCAGACGGAACTGCTAAAAAGACCTATTCAGGTTGGGAAGCCTTTGTAAAAGATAATCCCAAAAAGTTAAAGTAG